In Lepisosteus oculatus isolate fLepOcu1 chromosome 17, fLepOcu1.hap2, whole genome shotgun sequence, a genomic segment contains:
- the cct4 gene encoding T-complex protein 1 subunit delta, translating into MPEAAALKDSSGKSKGGAFVDRDKPAQIRFSNISAGKAVADAIRTSLGPKGMDKMIQDGKGDVTITNDGATILKQMQVLHPAAKMLVELSKAQDIEAGDGTTSVVVIAGALLDACAKLLQKGIHPTIISESFQKAVEKGVEVLTAMSQPVELSDRESLLNSATTSLCSKVVSQYSSLLAPMSVDAVMKVIDPSTATGVDLQDIKIVKKLGGTIDDCELVDGLVLTQKVANSGVSRVEKAKIGLIQFCLSPPKTDMDNQIVVSDYAQMDRVLREERAYILNLVKQIKKAGCNVLLIQKSILRDALSDLALHFLNKMKIMVVKDIEREDIEFICKTIGNKPVAHIDQFTADMLGSAELAEEVSLDGSGKLVKITGCASPGKTVTIVVRGSNKLVIEEAERSIHDALCVIRCLVKKRALIAGGGAPEIELALRLAEYARTLSGMEAYCVRAFGDALEVIPSTLAENAGLNPISTVTELRNRHAQGERTAGINVRKGGISNILEELVVQPLLVSISALTLATETVRSILKIDDVLNTR; encoded by the exons ATGCCCGAAGCCGCCGCACTAAAAGACTCCAGTGGTAAAAGCAAAGGAGGCGCCTTTGTGGATCGTGACAAGCCAGCGCAGATTCGTTTCAGTAACATCTCTGCAGGGAAag CTGTTGCAGATGCCATCAGAACCAGCCTTGGGCCCAAGGGCATGGATAAAATG ATTCAAGATGGAAAGGGTGATGTAACCATTACCAATGATGGAGCCACCATCCTCAAACAAATGCAGGTTCTTCACCCAGCTGCTAAAATG CTGGTGGAGCTCTCCAAAGCTCAGGACATTGAAGCTGGTGATGGGACAACTTCTGTTGTGGTGATTGCAGGTGCTCTTTTGGATGCTTGTGCTAAACTGCTTCAGAAAG GAATCCATCCTACCATTATTTCGGAATCTTTCCAGAAAGCTGTGGAGAAGGGTGTTGAGGTTCTGACAGCCATGAGCCAGCCTGTGGAACTGAGTGACAGAGAGTCTTTGTTGAACAGTGCCACTACGTCACTGTGCTCCAAG GTTGTGTCCCAGTACTCCAGTCTGCTGGCACCAATGAGTGTTGATGCTGTGATGAAGGTGATTGATCCATCTACGGCCACGGGGGTTGACCTCCAGGACATTAAAATTGTGAAGAAATTGGG GGGAACCATTGATGACTGTGAGTTGGTTGATGGACTTGTGCTTACGCAGAAAGTAGCAAACTCTGGTGTCTCTCGGGTTGAAAAGGCAAAGATTGGTCTTATTCAGTTCTGCTTATCTCCTCCAAAGACGGAT ATGGATAATCAGATTGTTGTGTCTGACTATGCCCAAATGGACAGAGTGCTACGTGAGGAGAGAGCTTATATCCTCAACTTGGTGAAGCAAATCAAAAAGGCTGGATGCAATGTGTTGCTCATTCAGAAATCTATTTTAAG GGATGCACTGAGTGACTTGGCTCTTCATTTCCTAAACAAGATGAAGATAATGGTTGTTAAAGATATCGAAAGAGAAGATATTGAATTCATCTGCAAG ACTATTGGAAATAAACCTGTGGCCCACATAGACCAATTCACAGCAGATATGCTGGGCTCTGCAGAGCTGGCTGAAGAAGTGAGCTTGGATGGGTCTGGCAAGCTTGTCAAA ATTACTGGCTGCGCAAGCCCCGGAAAAACTGTCACCATAGTGGTGCGTGGATCCAACAAGCTTGTGATTGAGGAAGCGGAGCGCTCCATCCACGATGCCCTCTGTGTGATCCGCTGCCTAGTGAAGAAAAG GGCCTTGATCGCTGGGGGAGGCGCTCCAGAGATTGAGCTGGCTCTGCGCCTGGCTGAATATGCCCGCACGCTGAGTGGCATGGAGGCCTACTGCGTCCGTGCTTTTGGCGATGCTCTGGAGGTCATTCCCTCCACGCTGGCAGAGAATGCCGGGCTCAACCCTATCTCCACTGTCACAGAGCTGAGGAATCGGCATGCGCAGGGAGAGAGGACAGCCGGCATCAATGTCCGAAAG GGTGGCATTTCCAACATCTTGGAGGAGCTGGTGGTGCAGCCATTGTTGGTGTCAATCAGCGCCCTGACTCTGGCCACTGAAACTGTGCGCAGTATTCTCAAGATTGACGACGTG